A single Paraburkholderia sp. FT54 DNA region contains:
- a CDS encoding patatin-like phospholipase family protein: MIRRRRYSRIGLVLGGGAARGWAHIGAIRALHDAGIKPDVVCGTSIGALVGAVYANGDLDWLEEWVARLTWQTVVRLLDLRLSGGLLGGRKVIQLFADKFNGRSIAQLNMPFAAVATELDSGRESWLQDGSVVDAVRASIAIPGIFTPVWHNGVWLVDGGLSNPVPVSVARGMRADCVIAVDLNNDILNGRDFGGAVVDTPAIDPTAPPPLALRRNGKPWPRWLAPAEARATDDVRVPPAPSARVPSMLSSIAQSIDIMQVRITRSRLAGEPADILIQPRLGGMGIFDFHRAAPAIEEGRAAVEYMLPAIRARLGID; this comes from the coding sequence ATGATTCGTCGACGTCGATACAGCCGGATCGGGCTGGTGTTAGGAGGCGGCGCCGCGCGTGGCTGGGCGCATATCGGCGCGATTCGCGCGCTGCACGATGCGGGCATCAAGCCCGACGTGGTCTGCGGCACGTCGATCGGCGCGCTGGTGGGCGCGGTGTATGCGAACGGCGATCTCGACTGGCTCGAGGAGTGGGTCGCGCGGCTCACGTGGCAGACGGTGGTGCGCCTGCTCGATCTGCGGCTCTCGGGCGGCCTGCTCGGCGGGCGCAAGGTGATCCAGCTTTTCGCCGATAAATTCAACGGCCGCTCGATCGCGCAACTGAACATGCCGTTCGCGGCGGTCGCCACCGAGCTCGATTCGGGCCGCGAAAGCTGGCTGCAGGACGGCAGCGTGGTCGACGCGGTGCGCGCCTCGATTGCGATTCCCGGCATCTTCACGCCGGTGTGGCACAACGGCGTCTGGCTGGTGGACGGCGGCTTGAGCAACCCGGTGCCGGTTTCGGTGGCGCGCGGCATGCGCGCGGACTGCGTGATCGCCGTCGATCTGAACAACGATATTCTGAACGGCCGCGATTTCGGCGGCGCGGTGGTCGACACGCCCGCCATCGACCCGACAGCGCCGCCGCCGCTCGCGCTGCGCCGCAACGGCAAGCCCTGGCCGCGCTGGCTCGCGCCGGCCGAGGCGCGCGCCACCGACGACGTGCGCGTACCGCCCGCGCCGAGCGCACGCGTGCCGTCCATGCTGAGCTCGATCGCGCAGAGCATCGACATCATGCAGGTGCGCATCACGCGCAGCCGCCTGGCGGGTGAGCCGGCGGATATTTTGATCCAGCCGCGTTTGGGCGGCATGGGGATCTTCGATTTTCACCGCGCGGCGCCGGCCATCGAGGAAGGGCGCGCGGCGGTGGAATATATGCTGCCTGCGATTCGGGCAAGGTTGGGGATCGACTAG
- a CDS encoding rhodanese-related sulfurtransferase gives MSFVQAFRTRSFEDVRHAVLEREEIALVDVREEDPHARSHPLFAANLPLSRLELDAPVRLPRQAVPIVVFDSGEGLAERAALRLNELGYTDVALLEGGLQGWREAGGELFQDVNVPSKAFGELVESVRHTPSLAAPQVQALLDHEADVVVLDARRFDEYHTMNIPGSISVPGAELVLRARQLAPDPATRIIVNCAGRTRSIIGAQSLINAGVPNPVVALRNGTIGWTLAGQALAHGSSRRFEPIADDQLRLAAADSARTVADRARVGRTSRDEARRWAGEAVRTVYRFDVRTPEEYEAGHVPGFRSAPGGQLVQETDMFAPVRGARVILADNDGVRANMTASWLAQMNIEVYVVDGLMAADFAEKGAAPAVRHAPTPPDVDEITPAGLVTLLQSRGTAVLDFTASANYVKRHIPGAWFVIRGELEKALHKVPDAQRYVVTCGSSVLARFAAPDVAALTGKPVQVLSGGTAAWVEAGLPVESGETRMASARIDRYRRPYEGTDNAREAMNAYLEWEYGLVAQLGRDGTHGFRVI, from the coding sequence ATGAGTTTCGTTCAGGCATTTCGTACCCGATCATTCGAAGACGTGCGCCACGCAGTGCTCGAGCGCGAGGAGATCGCGCTCGTCGACGTGCGCGAGGAAGATCCGCACGCTCGCAGTCATCCGCTGTTTGCCGCCAATCTGCCGCTTTCGCGGCTCGAACTCGACGCGCCCGTGCGCTTGCCGCGCCAGGCGGTGCCCATCGTCGTGTTCGATTCCGGCGAAGGGCTCGCTGAACGCGCCGCGCTCCGCCTGAATGAGTTGGGCTATACCGACGTCGCCCTGCTTGAGGGCGGTTTGCAAGGTTGGCGCGAGGCCGGCGGCGAACTGTTCCAGGACGTCAACGTGCCGAGCAAGGCGTTCGGCGAGCTGGTGGAAAGCGTGCGTCATACGCCGTCGCTGGCAGCGCCGCAGGTGCAGGCGCTGCTCGATCACGAAGCCGACGTGGTGGTGCTCGACGCACGCCGCTTCGACGAATATCACACCATGAATATTCCCGGCAGCATCAGCGTGCCGGGTGCGGAACTGGTGCTGCGCGCGCGTCAGCTTGCGCCGGACCCGGCGACGCGGATCATCGTCAACTGCGCGGGGCGCACGCGCAGCATCATCGGCGCGCAATCATTGATCAATGCGGGCGTGCCGAATCCGGTCGTGGCGCTGCGCAATGGCACGATCGGCTGGACGCTGGCGGGCCAGGCGCTTGCGCACGGCAGTTCGCGCCGCTTCGAGCCGATTGCCGACGATCAGCTGCGTCTGGCCGCCGCCGACTCCGCGCGCACGGTCGCGGACCGCGCGAGAGTGGGCCGCACTTCACGCGACGAAGCACGCCGCTGGGCCGGCGAAGCGGTACGCACCGTGTATCGCTTCGACGTGCGCACGCCGGAAGAATACGAAGCGGGGCACGTGCCCGGTTTTCGCAGCGCGCCGGGCGGCCAGCTCGTGCAGGAGACCGACATGTTCGCGCCGGTGCGTGGCGCGCGTGTGATCCTCGCGGACAACGACGGCGTGCGCGCGAACATGACGGCGTCATGGCTCGCGCAGATGAACATCGAGGTGTATGTCGTCGATGGTCTGATGGCCGCGGACTTCGCCGAGAAAGGCGCGGCGCCGGCAGTCCGCCATGCGCCCACGCCGCCCGACGTCGATGAGATCACGCCGGCCGGACTGGTCACGCTGCTGCAATCGCGAGGCACCGCCGTGCTCGATTTCACCGCCAGCGCCAACTATGTGAAGCGGCATATTCCCGGCGCGTGGTTCGTGATTCGTGGCGAACTTGAGAAAGCGCTGCACAAGGTGCCGGATGCGCAGCGTTACGTGGTGACCTGCGGCAGCAGTGTCCTCGCGCGCTTCGCCGCACCCGATGTCGCGGCGTTGACCGGCAAGCCCGTGCAGGTGCTGAGCGGCGGCACGGCGGCGTGGGTCGAAGCCGGCTTGCCGGTCGAGAGCGGCGAGACGCGCATGGCGTCGGCGCGCATCGATCGCTATCGGCGTCCTTATGAAGGCACCGATAACGCGCGCGAAGCGATGAACGCGTATCTGGAATGGGAGTATGGGCTTGTCGCGCAACTCGGGCGCGATGGTACGCATGGGTTTCGCGTGATCTGA
- a CDS encoding cysteine dioxygenase: MTQALRLDRLRAFVSQIASLVDEARYQPYLLDAPARQRFSIASFVWGPGQATPVHDHTVWDSIGVLRGAEIAEGYRIAPNGALRENRAARRLDAGAVNAVSPRIGDFHRVSHAFSDRTSISIHVYGADIGAVKRSVYPGGTARKPFISGYANDVLPNIWNVAKESSIS, translated from the coding sequence ATGACTCAAGCCCTGAGGCTGGACCGCCTGCGCGCGTTCGTGAGCCAGATCGCGTCGCTCGTCGACGAAGCCCGGTATCAGCCGTATCTGCTGGACGCGCCTGCGCGCCAGCGTTTTTCGATCGCAAGTTTTGTATGGGGACCCGGGCAGGCGACGCCGGTGCACGATCACACCGTCTGGGATTCGATCGGCGTGCTGCGTGGCGCGGAAATTGCTGAGGGTTACCGTATCGCCCCGAACGGCGCGCTGCGGGAAAACCGCGCGGCAAGACGGCTGGACGCGGGCGCGGTGAATGCGGTGTCGCCGCGCATCGGCGATTTTCATCGCGTGAGTCACGCTTTTAGTGATCGTACGTCGATCAGCATTCACGTGTACGGTGCAGATATTGGTGCGGTGAAACGGTCCGTCTATCCGGGCGGCACCGCCCGCAAGCCGTTTATCTCCGGCTACGCGAACGACGTGTTGCCGAATATCTGGAATGTAGCGAAGGAGTCCTCGATCTCATGA
- a CDS encoding LLM class flavin-dependent oxidoreductase, which yields MIPFSVLDLSPVTAGATPADAFRNTLDLAQHAENWNYRRFWLAEHHNMTGIASAATSVVIGYVAGGTKKIRVGSGGIMLPNHAPLVIAEQFGTLASLYPGRIDLGLGRAPGTDQSTARALRRDLQNSAESFPDDVVELQRYFADPAPGQRIRAVPGAGLNVPLWLLGSSLFSAQLAAALGLPFAFASHFAPDYMLTALQVYRSQFRPSAALDKPYAMVGVNLFAADTNEEAQRLFTSLQQQFINLRRGTPGQLQPPVERLEASEMELNGVAHSLACTVLGDRETVREGLKSVIEQTGADELMLTAQIYDHEARLRSFEIGAQVREELAAGK from the coding sequence ATGATCCCCTTCTCGGTCCTCGACCTCTCGCCGGTCACCGCGGGCGCCACGCCGGCGGACGCGTTCAGGAATACGCTCGACCTCGCCCAGCATGCGGAAAACTGGAACTACCGCCGCTTCTGGCTCGCGGAACATCACAACATGACGGGCATTGCCAGCGCGGCGACTTCGGTGGTGATCGGCTACGTCGCCGGCGGCACGAAAAAGATCCGCGTCGGCTCAGGCGGCATCATGCTGCCAAACCATGCGCCGCTCGTGATCGCGGAACAGTTCGGCACGCTCGCCTCGCTCTATCCTGGGCGCATCGACCTGGGCCTCGGCCGCGCGCCCGGCACCGATCAGAGCACCGCTCGTGCGCTGCGCCGCGACCTGCAAAACAGCGCGGAGTCGTTCCCCGACGACGTCGTCGAATTGCAGCGCTATTTCGCCGACCCCGCGCCCGGCCAGCGCATTCGCGCGGTGCCGGGCGCGGGGTTGAACGTGCCGCTGTGGCTGCTCGGCTCGTCGCTCTTCAGTGCGCAACTCGCCGCGGCGCTCGGTCTGCCGTTCGCCTTTGCCTCGCATTTCGCGCCGGATTACATGCTCACGGCGCTGCAGGTGTATCGCTCGCAATTCCGTCCGTCGGCCGCGCTCGACAAACCGTATGCGATGGTCGGCGTCAATCTGTTCGCCGCCGATACCAACGAAGAAGCGCAGCGTCTTTTCACGTCGCTGCAGCAGCAGTTCATCAATTTGCGACGCGGCACGCCCGGTCAGTTGCAGCCGCCGGTCGAACGGCTCGAGGCGTCGGAGATGGAATTGAATGGCGTGGCGCACTCGCTCGCCTGCACGGTGCTCGGCGATCGTGAGACGGTGCGCGAAGGGTTGAAGTCGGTCATCGAGCAAACCGGTGCAGATGAGTTGATGCTCACCGCGCAAATCTATGATCACGAGGCGCGGTTGCGCTCGTTCGAGATTGGCGCGCAAGTGCGGGAGGAGTTGGCGGCGGGTAAGTGA
- a CDS encoding alpha/beta fold hydrolase, giving the protein MSFRRLSLCATLSVCALTMTPASAVFAASAATPASGAASLAGSSVPAAADAASAAGDPGPAYGPELQGFNYPAPVDQYDFTSQGVALHMAYMDIKPAKANGRTAVLLHGKNFCAATWDATIHRLSDAGYRVIAPDQIGFCKSSKPEHYQYSFQQLARNTHALLESLGVTDATVIGHSTGGMLAIRYALMYPRETQQLVLVNPIGLEDWKAKGVPSLSVDQWYERELKTTAEGIRRYEQATYYAGQWRASYEPWVQMLAGMYRGPGKRIVAWNSALLYDMIYTQPVVYELGQLSMPTLLLIGQKDISAVGKDAAPPEVRAKLGHYPELGKAAAKAIPHATLVEFAELGHAPQMQDPQAFHKALLDGLAAVPANR; this is encoded by the coding sequence ATGAGTTTTCGCCGCCTTTCCTTATGCGCCACGTTGAGCGTTTGCGCGCTAACCATGACCCCTGCATCCGCCGTTTTTGCGGCTTCCGCCGCCACGCCGGCGAGCGGCGCTGCAAGCCTGGCCGGTTCGTCCGTCCCGGCGGCTGCCGACGCGGCGAGCGCCGCGGGCGATCCCGGTCCGGCTTACGGTCCCGAGTTGCAGGGCTTCAACTACCCGGCGCCGGTCGATCAGTACGACTTCACCTCGCAAGGGGTGGCGCTGCACATGGCGTACATGGATATCAAGCCGGCCAAGGCGAACGGCCGCACCGCGGTGCTGCTGCACGGCAAGAATTTCTGCGCGGCGACGTGGGATGCGACGATTCATCGGCTGAGCGACGCCGGTTATCGCGTGATCGCGCCGGACCAGATCGGTTTTTGCAAGTCGAGCAAGCCCGAGCACTATCAGTACAGTTTTCAACAGCTCGCACGCAATACACACGCGTTGCTGGAATCGCTCGGCGTGACTGACGCGACCGTGATCGGCCATTCCACGGGCGGCATGCTGGCGATCCGCTACGCGCTGATGTATCCGCGCGAGACTCAGCAACTGGTGCTGGTCAACCCGATCGGTCTGGAGGACTGGAAGGCGAAGGGCGTACCCTCGCTCTCCGTGGACCAGTGGTATGAGCGCGAGTTGAAGACGACTGCCGAAGGCATTCGCCGCTACGAGCAGGCCACCTATTACGCGGGGCAATGGCGCGCGAGCTACGAGCCGTGGGTGCAGATGCTGGCGGGCATGTATCGCGGTCCGGGCAAACGGATCGTCGCGTGGAATTCCGCGCTGCTGTACGACATGATTTATACGCAGCCGGTGGTGTATGAGTTGGGGCAGTTAAGCATGCCTACGCTGCTGCTGATCGGGCAGAAGGACATCTCCGCGGTCGGCAAGGACGCCGCGCCGCCTGAAGTGCGCGCGAAGCTCGGCCACTATCCGGAGCTTGGGAAGGCAGCGGCGAAGGCGATTCCGCATGCGACGCTTGTGGAATTCGCGGAGTTGGGGCACGCGCCGCAGATGCAGGATCCGCAGGCTTTTCATAAAGCGTTGCTGGATGGTTTGGCGGCGGTGCCGGCGAATCGATGA